The following are encoded in a window of Staphylococcus piscifermentans genomic DNA:
- a CDS encoding PTS sugar transporter subunit IIA, protein MTNLIFENSVFITNASSKEDVFRELARALKANGDVKSEFLEHVLEREKNYPTGMDLSLLDIDYPNIAIPHTETEFVNVTKIIPVKLNHPIDFQNMISPHNTIKVSFLFMILNHDKNKQSQLLAKIMDFINSQSKVDLLNFFESSDTKTIYDYLNKNFK, encoded by the coding sequence ATGACAAATTTGATTTTTGAGAACTCTGTTTTTATTACAAATGCAAGTTCTAAAGAAGATGTATTTAGAGAATTAGCAAGGGCATTAAAAGCGAATGGAGACGTTAAAAGCGAATTTTTAGAGCATGTACTAGAGCGTGAAAAAAATTATCCTACGGGTATGGATTTGTCTTTACTCGATATTGATTATCCAAACATTGCAATTCCTCATACAGAAACTGAGTTTGTAAATGTGACAAAAATTATTCCCGTTAAACTAAATCATCCCATTGATTTCCAAAATATGATTTCTCCTCATAATACTATTAAAGTTTCTTTTTTATTTATGATTTTGAATCATGACAAAAATAAACAATCTCAACTATTAGCAAAAATTATGGATTTTATAAATTCTCAAAGTAAAGTTGATTTATTAAATTTCTTTGAATCGAGTGATACAAAAACGATATATGATTATTTAAATAAAAATTTCAAATAA
- a CDS encoding YfiT family bacillithiol transferase, producing the protein MLKNQYPIGSYTFPEVFTTNDLANWIKDIEKLPEKLTTLTSNLSQAERQATYRENSWDVQTLIHHIADAHMHAYIRTKLILTEHCPNVCTFEEKEWVKLSDQDVPLEYSLALINGLHKRWSTLLKSLSETAFHRKMHHPDDGMVTLAALISKMAWHGNHHLEHIRIALNKGK; encoded by the coding sequence ATGTTAAAAAATCAATATCCCATCGGTTCATATACTTTTCCAGAAGTTTTTACTACGAACGACTTAGCAAATTGGATCAAAGATATAGAGAAACTGCCTGAAAAATTAACGACATTGACAAGCAACCTGTCTCAAGCCGAAAGACAAGCCACCTACAGAGAAAATAGTTGGGACGTTCAAACTTTAATACATCATATTGCAGATGCGCATATGCATGCCTATATACGTACCAAGCTGATATTGACAGAACATTGTCCGAACGTCTGCACCTTTGAAGAAAAGGAATGGGTAAAGCTTTCTGATCAAGATGTTCCTTTAGAATACTCGCTAGCCCTTATCAATGGGCTTCATAAACGATGGTCTACGTTATTAAAGAGTCTGTCAGAAACAGCATTTCATCGAAAAATGCACCATCCAGATGACGGAATGGTAACTTTAGCGGCATTAATTTCTAAGATGGCTTGGCATGGAAATCACCATTTAGAACATATTCGGATTGCGTTGAATAAGGGGAAATAA